The Acinonyx jubatus isolate Ajub_Pintada_27869175 chromosome A2, VMU_Ajub_asm_v1.0, whole genome shotgun sequence genomic sequence GAGAGGGATTGCTTAGACACTGCTCTAGGTCAAAGCCCTGCTGCAAAGGAAGAGCCCAGAGGTCCTAACTCACCCCATGGGCCAAACTGACTCCTATCCCGGGTGCCCCCGCACAGGGTCCCTGACCCCACGTTGACACACAGGAGCCAGAAAGGTCCTGGGTCAAGGCTGCAAGACACATACCAGCCGGTGACAAAACCCAGCATCAAGTTGGGCTCCTGACCTATAAGACCCGTCACACTCAGGACCACTCCCTGGGCCCAAGCCTCAGCAGGGCCTCAGCCCTCCCCACTCACCTGGAACACCATGTGGTCAGTGAAGGTGTGTTTGGTACAGCGGATGAcatactctgtctctgactcAGTGAGGGCCACAGGCTCAGGCGAGGACTTGAAGAGGAGCCCCAGCCCATGGAACTCTGGCACTGCCGCCAACTGTTCTGAAAGCCACAGGCCACACGTTTACTCAGCCTTTCAATTCTCAGACCAACCTGTGATGGTTTCTAATAAATGCTCATGGCCAATTCTCCAGGGCTTTTACCCTACTGAGATGGATAGATATGTATATACGATGACAGGTTACTCGCTATATCCCAAATAAACCGATCATTTTCTCCTCTCGCTAACTTTCCTCAAGCTGTACCACGCCCCATGAAtactctcttcccctctgtctcaCAAAAGACCTCAGCCGCAGAACACTGACTGGGAGATCCCCAATGGCCTAGGCCAAATCCATCTGGAGACTCCCACAACTTTAGAAGCTCAGCAAGGATTCTTAGAAAGTAGAGATTAGGAAGACTCTAAGGATGAGATGAATGCTGTTATCGCCCCAGAAtcaggcaaaagaatgaactgaTCCTACACATTTGTCAGTTAAGACAAAAGGCCAGTACTAGGAGATGTTTCAGATTCAGACTTGCCAAAAACCCCACTTCAGGTGGTATGTGAGTACCTGGGAAGGCCCATCTGTACACCTCAAAGCCAGGTTCCAGCAGTGGGCTGGATCCAGTAGCCCACAGGCCACCAACGTGGCCCATCCAGGTGAAGGAGACATCTGATAGCTGCCTGCACACAATGTCTACCTATGACGGCCTGCGGCTACTGCTCTCTTTCCTATTCTATGGCAGGGGCGGTGTTCCTCAATGGATCACTAGTGTCAGAATTACCTGGGGGTTGGGGCTTATTAAAAACTCAGATTCCGGGCCCATCCTAAATACAGTCTATCAGAATCTTTGGGTTTGGGactcaggaatctgcatttttttttttttttttaggaatctaCATTCTTAAGAAATTTGCCAGCTGATTCTGATGTAAGCTGATATCTGAAGACCACTGCTCTAACATTTTTAACTTGTCTTCTCAAATCAATTGAACTCTATAAGGACAGAAAATGTGCCCTGAGGCCAGGGATCTGGTATTTTGCCCTGAACTTAGAAGGTACTTCATTCATGTTTCAtggatagagacagaaagtaggcattattattattattatttggcttTCTCCCCCCACAAAGAGTCAGGCTTTGTGACTGCTTCAGCCCTCTGCCGCCTGAAGGATTATATTTGATGAATGTGCAGGCAGTGAAAAGCCCAGAAAGAGCCAGCTTAGAAATCAGGAGGCACTTTTGGGCCATTGTGATCATCAGCCACCAGAGTGCTTTTCTGTGGGCATTGATTTCACTGGGATATCAAGTTTCTAGACCTGACACTTAACTACCCCGGGGGATTCTGCTAGAAGCTATCAGTTAATGCCTCTGAGTTTCCAACTCTTCACCGATAAAATCGATACAATAATCTTgctcacaggattgttgtgaagatAAATGAGGCAATAAATGTCACGATCTAGCAAACCTTCTAGAACCGAACAGGTGATCAATAAACGTTAGGTTTCGGAAGACTGCTTAAAGATGAAATTGATACCCTCTAAGAGGCTTAAAAAGAGTCTTCCTTTGAAGCTGGGGCAGAGTGGTAGCCTCAAGATACGCACAAGCTAATTCCCAGAACTTTTACCCACATGGTAAAAGGGACTTCGCAGATATGATTAAATTGGATCTTGAGACTGGGAgagtatcctggattatctgaatGGGcccagtgtccttataagaaggaggcagaaggCTCAGAGTCAGATTTGAAGAGGCCATGCTGCTAGCTGTGAAGGCGGAGGAAGGGGTCACCAGGAGAGGAATGGAGTCCTCCAGAAACTTGAAAAAGCAGAGACCTAATTCTCCCCTGGAGCGTACAGAGGAAGCTCAGCGCTGCCAATACAATgaaacccattttggacttctgcccTCAGAATTGTAAGATAACTGTGCTGCACTAAGGCATAACTTTGTGGTGATTTGCAAGAACAGCAAAGGGGAAGTAATACAGAAGGGAAAGTCTTGGGTGAGGGTGATCCCAGTTACCTCAGGATTCAGATTTTGCTCAATCTGAAAGATGTGTTGATAGAAGACAGGATTCTCAAAtggaatgggggcaggggaggatttaattaattaactaatttttatagtttattctcatgaaccgtgagatcatgaccagagccgaaatcaagaatctgatgcttaaccaactgagtcatccaggtgccccagcgggggtggtggtggaggatttaatttaattcaacaatCATTGGGAGCTCACTGTGAGGAAggaaggcactgtgctaagtactacGATGGAGAATATAAAGGACAGAACCTACAAAGAACCACACAGAACTACTTGAGGGAAGGCGGAAGACTGGGAGTAGAAGTGATGAGCACAGGAGATTCTTCATGAAGGAAGAGGGACACATGTCAGTCCTTCATGGTGGGATTCAGTAGATAATACGGTCTGTCGCTTAGATACACAGCCTCTGCCCTTGAAAAGATGCTAGACCAGAGGGACAGATAAACACCCAAACAAAACCTTACCAAACAATGTGGACTGAAGGCCTCTGGAACCCAAGAAAAAGTATTAGCGTCTTTGGACCCCAACTGTGCTGAATCTGACATCAGGTACCGGCTTGGGCTCCAGGGACCTGAGCCCTTAGAACCAAGGCCAAGGGGCAGCTTTGAGCCAGTTTGATGTGGATCTTAATTCCAGCCCCTGCACTTTCTTGCGGTGCAGCCTTAGGCAtatcactttccctctctgaactTCCAATTCCTCCAATACCAAATGGACCCGATAACTGCCACCTGAGGGTCAAATGTGTTGACTAAAGTACTCTCAGGACCCAGAACTCAAGGGTAAGAACTGTCGTTGATTAGGTCTCTCCTAATTCCCCTGAGGAAAGCAatgacaccccccacccccaaagctgAGGAGACCAAGCCCAGTCCTGAGCGCCCCACCAAGCACCGCTACTCACCCTGGAAGATGTCTTCTCGAGTGGCTGCCACTTTCTCCGCCTGCTTGGCGGCTGTGATGGGGGTGCTTTCTGCAGGAGCAAACACACATGGTGACCAACAACTCCAGTAATGGGGAAGTGTGGGGCTGACCACAGAGCTGTTCCTTAGGGATTATAACTTCCAACCCCCTGAGAGAGTGTGAGTACGTGAGAGAGCaagtgtttgtgtgcatgtgtctcCAATCCTGGAGTCAGCCATAGAAAGGATTAGAAAGGACTGTTCCATCCTCTTGGTACAAGCCCCCCAATCCTGGCTAGGTTTAGTGGCTTCACGGCCCATGCAGACCCTCCAACAGAGGCCTGGACCTGAAAGCCTCTAAAAGGAGCACAGACATTACTTACCTGTTCTCTGCTCTGCCATGGGCGTGGTGGCCAGGGGCACAGACTTGAGGTCAAAAGGTTTTTCCGATGGTTCTAGAGTGTACTGCTGCAGAGCTCTCTCCAGACCAGGGATGGAAACGGTCAGACCTAGAAGCCAGTGGGAGCGAGGCACTGCCTGAAGGCATGACAGAATGAGCAGCCGGAATCCCCCATGGAAGCCTGTGGCCCTGGGGTCTAAGTTGTATGACTCTAGACCACTGAGAAAACCACTTAACACTTTCTGGGCTTCCACTTTCTCATCTGGATCCTCCTTCACAGGGCTGGTATGGTGATAAATGTATACAAGAGTGACTTATATAAAGGACTATGGGAAGAGAGGTTTTTTTCAATGACTAGTGTTTCAGTTCACTGAGCTACTGCCACCCGCACTGGTGTGAACTGCAAGATTCGCAGTCTCCTGAGGTCACAGTGATGCCATGAAAGTCCAGCCCAAAGCGTCTTGCCTCAGACTTCCCTACCCAGAGAGGGTGTGCCTGCtctggagtggggaggagggccaCAGCTCTGGGAGGGGGCCTAGTCGAAGATAGCCAGGGAGACTCACCATTTAGGATATAGCCTGCGTTGAGGGCCTTCTGCTTCTGCTCCAGGACATTGAGATAGAAAGTGGCTCGGTCCCTTACTTCATTGTCATCGTCCATCACGCACCTGCAGCCAGAAAACATAGtaagctgttttttgttttgttttttttttaaatgttcgttcatttttgggagagagggagagagcaagtgcccacaagtgggggaggagcagagagagacgggggacagaggattccaagcaggctctgtgctttcatcacagagcctgacacagagcctgatgtggggcatgaacccacgaactgcaagatcatgacctgagccaaatccggatgcttaactggctgagccacccaggcgccttgggAACCCACGGTAATCTTGACTGTGGCCCCACAGGGGTGGCAGGGGGACACTGCAGGGTTTCATCAGACGGTAGTAAGGGGAAGCAAGTCCCCAGATGAACACGCCTGTGGGATCCAGGCATCAAACACACGGAGGGGCCTATAAAATTCTAGCTCATTACCTAAGAGGTGGCCATATTCATATTCCCCGGGCCCACTCCCTAAAGCCCACCCAGTGAAGGAGGCAATCTCCTACATCCAGCAGCATATGTCAAAGAAGAATTtaatatgacccaataattcaACTCCCAGGCATCTCCTCTTGAGAACTGACAACATACATCACGCAAAAACTtgtgcatgaatgttcataacagcattattcatgagagccaaaaagtggaaaccaaCCCAAGTCTGTCAATTGGTGAATAGATAAAATGTGGTGTGCTCATTCAATGAATTATTTggccataagaaggaatgaagtactgatatatgttGCAGCATTGATGAATCTTGAAAAAAACATCACAGAGAAGCCAAACACAGGAAAGGTCGCAGATTGTACGACAGCATTTCTAAGAAACGACCATAATGGGCAAATGCATAGGGacataaagtagattagtggttgcctagggctgggggcggggggagtaggTGTTGGGGAGAGGGCAGTGACTACTAATCAATATAGggtttttctttagtatttaaaaaaaaaagtttttaatgttatttttaagacagagatagagacaaagacagagcacgaacaggggaagggggcagagagagagggagacagaatccgaagcaggctccaggctccgagctgtcagcacagagcccgatgtggggcttgaactcaccagccgcgagatcatgacccgagaggaagtcggacgcttaaccgactgagccacccaggtgcccctctttctttctttttttttttttaaaccccccccccccccccccgccgttaACCAGCAAAACAGGCAAGCAGGCACAGCTGAAAACAgcctcaccaaactccatacacTGCAAAAAACCACAGGGGCCAAGGATTCTTAATGCTGGAAACTAACACCCACATTGAAAATACTGTCCTAGCCTAATAGACATTTACTCTGCCCTGTAAACACCATGGATATCAGGTTTCTATTGgcaatgatagaaatgttttaaacttagattatggtgatggtcacaactctgtgaatatattaagaaacatgttaggggcgcctgggtagctcggttgggcgaccaacttggactcaggtcatgatctcacggtttgtgagtttgagccccgcatcaggctctgtgctgacggctcagagcctggagcctgcttcagattctatgtctccccctctctctgcccctcccctgctcacgctctgtgtctgtctctcaataataaataaacgttaaaaaaaaaaaaaggaaacatcttgTTAtacgttttatttattgtttgatgtttactgatttattttgagagggagagtacaagtagggggagggacagagagagccggAAAGAGAGAATCGAATCCCAAGCAaggctagcacagagcctgacgcaggcttaattaatctcatgatctgtgaaatcatgatctgagccaaagtcaagagtcagacacttaacccacagagccacctactgccccagaattttatttttttattttagagagtgagagagtgtgagtggggaagaggagcagaaggagaggcagaattttaagcaggctctacgctcagcacacagcctgacatggagctcagtcccatgatcatgacctgagccaaaattaagagtcggatgttcaactgattgagctacccaggtgccctttatacGTTTTAAATGGGTAAACTATATGGCTCGCAAACTGTGTATCAataaagccatttttttaaaaaagaaaggcattaaaaaaaaaaggaagaaaaaactcaACAATAGGCACACCTAGGTGGAGGGATTTTTGCATGATATTTTTCCATGCTTTACAacgctttctatttttttccccctacaatcCATTGTTGTATAACCTCTCCCCCGGGGAACACCGTCACCCATCAGGGACCTCTGGCCTAGACTCACCTCTTCAGCAACACCAAGATACTGGGTAACATCTCTTCATTCTGGGCTCCAAACTTGGCCAGAGCACTCACAGCGCCTGTGTTTATGAAGcaaatataatttacttaaccCACCTGACAGCTCACGACAGTTCCAGTACTTGGAACGAATCTTTGGGCAGAAGAGGTCCTGAGTGAAGCAGCTCTCAGCCTGGAGGCCCACAACTGCCTGCAGTGCAATGAGTGGCCCTGGGTGGACCTCCTTTGGGCCTCAACTCCCTTAGCTGTTTCAAGGAGAAGACAGTCCCATTCCTGGGTTCCAGGAGCCATTTCAGCACTGATTACGACGTGGCCACAGAAGCTAGCCACACACAGGCTTCTCACCTTCTGTATCCAAATGGCTTCAATTCAGTTAGCCTTTGTattatataaatgagaaaacgaCCCATTACTTAATGAATATTAATTgctgaaagaggaaaaatctgTCCAGTGGGGGCATGAGAAGAATAGTAAATTTAAAGTTAAGAATATGATGGATGCACACTGAATTGCATACTCACACAAAAGAGTAAATTttacagtatgtgaattatacctcaataaagctaacCATTGAAAAAATacctgaacatttaaaaaaaaaaaaaaaagcaagcaagaaagaaaaagttaaacacCAACATATAGTGaaagttaaaaaccaaaaatcaaaaaccaacAATACAAGTCAGAGCTAAGGAACCACTGAACTGGGTGACACGCAAGCATCCAAGATCCTGCCACAATGTTATAAACCACGGAGCTTGTGAGGCTAGAACACAGAGTGCCTggggactgaggctcaggtcCCTCTGACAGGTCATCTGCTCAAGAAGCAGCAAAGAGCCCCAGTTCAGCCCTGGCTCAGACCCACCTGCCCGGACCTCCTCATGCTCCAAGACCACGCGGTTATAGATGAAGCGGATATACTTGGAGGGGTTGTTGGTCTTGGGTCCCTCCTGGCCCAGGAGATGCAGGATGCGGGTGGCCAGGACGGTGAACTCGCAGTCCTCGATGAACTCGCATAGGTGTGACAGCCCGGTCTCCTTGCTCTCTGTGTTTTCCTCAATGATGCTAATGATGCAGTCCACGATGGCCCGCTTGTACTCAAAGCCGCCCTGCAGTGGGAGGGGTCAAGCTGAGCGAGGAGGCTGCTCTCTCCAGAAATGAGCCGGGAGGCCCAACACCTAACCAGGACCAGGGAGGACAGCAGTCCAAACAGAACATGGAGGTAAGGGACCTGGCTACCTGGGCTCTACCTTATTTTTTGTGTAAAATAAAAGGCCTGGACTGAATGCTCGCTGGGGCCCTTCCAGATCTAACAGTGGACtgttaaatagaaacattttgtGTCTcgttaagaattttattttattttagagagagaaaagagtgcgagccagggagagagccagacacggggcttgatcccaagaccttgggatcatgatcaGGGCAGAAATCAatagttggaggcttaactgagccacccagatgcccctcagatCCCTGATTTTTACAGGGAGAAATTGATGTCTGTTGACAAGACCTGTTATGAGGCTAAGACTGTGTATGCTGTGTAGTATCTCCAAAGTACTGGACCCATTAGCTGAAGGCTTCTTAAGTATTAGTGCCCTCCTCCAATCTCAGGAGACCCAATGACACCCAAGGCAAGGGCTTCTTGGTCCAAGGACCACTCTGTGCTGGGGCGAAGGGGCAACCAGATATGTAGGGACCAAATCTACTCCAAAAACCCTTTGCTTCTGTTCCTCTGAATTACCTGGTTTCGTTGAGACATTCAAGGAAGGTAGTGTAAGTGAATCACTAAGACACgtgagaaacaaaaatagaacccAATGTCAAATTATTAGCATCAATTGCAGAAGAAACCACGCTGGAGGTCCCAGAATGGCCCAGAAAATTTCTACACTACGCACCAGTAGAGAACACAGGTTTTCCTGACTCCAGCACAAAGCATCGCCTCAGGGCATCTGCTGTGACTTTAAAGGCAGGGTGGTGAGTCATTACTTATTACTGTAATTACTAGGAATTGGTGCATGTTTATATTGTCAGGTCTGTAGGCACCAAGAAATTCACTTGGCCAACGGGTTGATATGCATACCTTCCAAGAAGAGACTCTTGGCTCCAAACTGAGAATGGAGCTTACAGCCAGGTCACTCCCTGCACCAGGAGACCTGGCATGCCCCAAATGCCTGCTCTTACCTCTTCCCGCAGCATGGTGAACAGGAAATTCATGAGCACGGCGTGTTTGCGAGGATACTTCTGACATAAGGCACTGATGGCCTGGACCACCACCACCTGAGTCAAACAGATGTGTATGAGCAGCGGCCCCTGCCTCCAGGCTTGAGTTACTTAGTTCACTAAGTGCCAACCAAGTCCTTCCTTAGGCCCAGCCAGGCCCTGGACCCAGAGGGCAATGAGGTGAGAGGAACCCCATCTCTACCCTCAGGGAGCACGTGATCCCTGAGCCCATCCAAGTAGGGTAGCAGGCACATCAGTCCCAATAGCCCCAGGTCCAGCCTCTGGGTCCCCTAAACTCTGATTTTCTACTCAGACCTCAGGGTAGGTCCACTGGTCCCTCTCCACCCTGCctgttctgcttctcttcctaCCTCCACCCCCACGATCCCACCTATAGGCTGTTCAGGCTCCTCCCTGGGTACTTTGGCCTGGGCCCTCTCCCCTTTGCACACGGTGTCTTTGGCAGTCCTACCTCCTCCCGTGGTTTTAACCCACTTCTTCCATGCCACTCACTCCCAAACCTTTGTCTGTAGTCTGAGCTCAAGCCCAGTGTTAGCAAATATCTACCAGACAACTCCCCCTGGTACCCACGGCACCTCAAACTCAACACGTCCGCGATCACCATCATTACCTTCCTACCTCCCTCACCCAGGACCtgactctccctccttccccaaattGACCAACAGCACCACCATCAGCCCATACCAGAAAACTAGAAATCTCTGACAACGTTTGCTCTCAGCCCTCACTCCATGCCCTGCCACTGGCCTTACGAAGGAACCGTACGGACAAAGACCCCAAGGCTGGATGTGCACGTCTCCCAAGGCCAAGACCCGTGAAGAGCGATGTGCCACCTCTTCCACTGAGTCCTCAAGCCCTACCAGGCCCAGGTCAATcctggcctgggggctggggaatgTGAGGGAACAGGCACAGAGCATCTTCCTCATTCCAGGAATGGTAGGTGTTGCGGGCATGCCCGGGCACCTTGAACTCATCTGAGATCTCCGACATGAAGGACGAGATCTGCTTCATGAGGCGATCGATGCTGCTCTCGCTGCCAGTCTTGAGGAGCGTGGTGATGGCCAACGTGGCGATGCTGCGATTTGAATCTGTAACCAGGTTCTCTAGGTCCAGATTGCAGGCTGTCACTGCTGACGGATGCTTCATGGCCACCTGTTTTGGGAGGACAGCACAGACATACAAAGGGACTTCCATCATTCCACTGGATGACTCTGGCCTGGTCAGAGGTCTGTGGATGGGCTCATCTCGCCATCTTGTAGAAAGCAACTGTGATCAGTGTTACACCTTCTGCAGCTCCGGTCAGGGGCCACGACACGCCTCCAGCTGGATCAAGCACCTCCCGACCCTCTCAAAAGGCAAAGTGCTCATTCTGCCCACCCCTAAACTCTCACCTTATTGAGGGTACGGACAGCAGCATAGCGGAGAGCGGCCTTGGGTGAGCTGCAGAAAAGCTGGAGCACTGTGGGGAGATACATGCCACATGTCAGGCCTCCCTCGCCGCTCAGCAGCTAGAAAAGCTCAGGCCTCCGGGGAAGGGTCAGGCAGGCCATGGGGGGTACATGAGGGCTATGAAGCTGTTCTGACCCAAACCCTCTGCTCAGCTCATATCCCTGCTGGCACCCTCACCCCAACCAAGGAAAAGAGCTCACGAGCAGAGAGGCTTTAATACGTTTATGAGAGCCCAGTGGGTCTCGTGAATGACGGCCgctacttactgagcacctgctatgtgccagatgtTGTGCTAAGGAGCTGCTGTGCCTTGTCTGATTGGTTTCTCACAACCCCACAaagcagctattattattatccccatttaacagatacAGAGACTGAGGCACACGGGTAAAACAACTCAAGTAACTCTAGGTTAGCTACCAGTAAATGGCAGATCAAGGATTGAAATCCAGGACTACTCACACCTGACGCCTGAGTCTTTTACCCAAAGTAAAACTCCACTCCTCTCTTCTGGGGCATGCATGCAGACCAGCAGAATTACCTCAGTCCTGCCTTAAACAACTGCCCTGGTTCCTATCGTACATGATTGCATGTCAGGCAGCAAAGCCCTCCATGTGCTTTGGCTCTAGGGAAGCCAGGACTCCAACCCAGGCTATTGGGCTCCAGTATCCAGGCTTTGAATGACCCCTCTGAATTGCCTTCTCCTTTGCCTGAGATAGCCTGGCCCCTAGCGAGCATTATAAAACCTGGTTTTATAAATTTTGGCTTCTTCCACCAGGGCCTCTTGCCATCACTAGCCAGCCCAACAGGCTGTAGCATGGATCTGaaccccatctctgcctcttaGTGGCGCCCCAGCCTCTTTAATGGTAAGATGGAACTCAAAGTACCCAAACATGATGAGTGTGAGAGACCCTGGCACAGCGTGCCTGGCACCAAATGGGTACTTACTAGGTCCCAATTCCTCTTCTTAACACCCCAACGTGGCCTATCTgagggcattttctttctttctttctttgtttcctccaaccccccagcccagggcccagtTCCCAGCAGGCACAGAAGTGTGGGGCCGGGGCGAAGGAGGTGTGTAACCTGACACAGCGGGGGCCAGCTCTTTGGCGCTGCAGCCTGGCAGGTTGACGATGGCTGAGGCGGCTTCGTACACCACCATCTCGTGCTTGTTGCGCAAGCAGCTCTCAATAAAGTCGAACAGAGGGCTGTCACGGCTACAAAAGGACACGGGTGGCAAGAAGTTGGGGATGGCCCAGCGCGGAATAGGGCACCATCTGGCCAAGGGGGACAAGAACCATTCGTTACCTGCCATCCTCTTCCTCCAGCTGTTTGCTGGCCACCCGGATCATCATGCAGTAGGCAAAGGGAGACTTGAGGCCATGCCGGGTGAACTTGCTGATCATCTTATTGACA encodes the following:
- the COPG1 gene encoding coatomer subunit gamma-1 encodes the protein MLKKFDKKDEESGGGSNPFQHLEKSAVLQEARVFNETPINPRKCAHILTKILYLINQGEHLGTTEATEAFFAMTKLFQSNDPTLRRMCYLTIKEMSCIAEDVIIVTSSLTKDMTGKEDNYRGPAVRALCQITDSTMLQAIERYMKQAIVDKVPSVSSSALVSSLHLLKCSFDVVKRWVNEAQEAASSDNIMVQYHALGLLYHVRKNDRLAVNKMISKFTRHGLKSPFAYCMMIRVASKQLEEEDGSRDSPLFDFIESCLRNKHEMVVYEAASAIVNLPGCSAKELAPAVSVLQLFCSSPKAALRYAAVRTLNKVAMKHPSAVTACNLDLENLVTDSNRSIATLAITTLLKTGSESSIDRLMKQISSFMSEISDEFKVVVVQAISALCQKYPRKHAVLMNFLFTMLREEGGFEYKRAIVDCIISIIEENTESKETGLSHLCEFIEDCEFTVLATRILHLLGQEGPKTNNPSKYIRFIYNRVVLEHEEVRAGAVSALAKFGAQNEEMLPSILVLLKRCVMDDDNEVRDRATFYLNVLEQKQKALNAGYILNGLTVSIPGLERALQQYTLEPSEKPFDLKSVPLATTPMAEQRTESTPITAAKQAEKVAATREDIFQEQLAAVPEFHGLGLLFKSSPEPVALTESETEYVIRCTKHTFTDHMVFQFDCTNTLNDQTLENVTVQMEPTEAYEVLCYVPARSLPYNQPGTCYTLVALPKEDPTAVACTFSCMMKFTVKDCDPTTGETDDEGYEDEYVLEDLEVTVADHIQKVMMLNFEAAWDQLGDEFEKEETFTLSTIKTLEEAVGNIVKFLGMHPCERSDKVPDNKNTHTLLLAGVFRGNHDILVRSRLLLLDTVTMQVTARSSEELPVDMILASVG